A window of the Lolium perenne isolate Kyuss_39 chromosome 7, Kyuss_2.0, whole genome shotgun sequence genome harbors these coding sequences:
- the LOC127317829 gene encoding laccase-15, protein MAKLSMAASNDLCIMAIVVLAAVAAAVGDGEAAAVEHTFIVSEMKMTHLCNETLVTVVNGQVPGPAIEVTEGDSVTVHVVNESPHNITIHWHGLKQRLNCWADGVPMVTQCPIRPGHNFTYRLNVTGQEGTLWWHAHVSCLRASLHGAFVIRPRHATYPFPKPDREIPIVIGEWWNMNLAQLAKNMGDGYYDDSSSATTINGKLGDLYNCSGVVEDGFVLDVEPGRTYLLRFVNAALYSEYYVKIAGHEFTVVGADANYVRHFTTDVVTIGPGETLDALVVANATPGRYYMVAVGGQAPKPDIQIPETRSRATVRYAVGAGNGDEAPPPVDPEMPDQHDYMVSFNFHGNLSSLSRPSSPPVPATADESLFVVLRMGSICRRGRLSCKRSGSKESIIVETMNNVSFQLPAAAAATPLLEELYYDHHRHNGTAGGDGSGLDQLYTLPDRPARPFNYTDRALIPWGPNEAWLEPTEKAAVARRFRHGAVVDMVFQNAAVMDTDNHPMHLHGHDMFVLAQGHDNYDAARDVARYNLVDPPLKNTVLVPRLGWAAVRFVADNPGVWYMHCHYELHVTIGMAAVFIIEDGPTLESALPAPPADFPKCDR, encoded by the exons ATGGCGAAGCTCTCCATGGCGGCCTCCAACGACCTCTGCATCATGGCCATTGTTGTGCTGGCCGCAGTGGCGGCTGCTGTCGGCGACGGTGAGGCTGCCGCCGTTGAGCACACCTTCATT GTGAGCGAGATGAAGATGACACACCTGTGCAACGAGACGCTGGTCACCGTGGTGAACGGGCAGGTCCCTGGCCCTGCGATCGAGGTCACCGAGGGGGACTCTGTCACCGTCCATGTCGTCAACGAGTCACCCCACAACATAACAATCCATTG GCACGGACTGAAGCAGCGGCTCAACTGCTGGGCCGACGGTGTGCCGATGGTGACGCAGTGCCCTATCCGGCCAGGCCACAACTTCACCTACCGTCTCAACGTCACCGGGCAGGAAGGCACGCTGTGGTGGCACGCTCACGTCTCGTGCCTCCGGGCGAGCCTGCACGGCGCCTTCGTCATCCGGCCGCGGCACGCCACCTACCCATTCCCCAAGCCCGACAGGGAGATCCCCATCGTCATAG GTGAGTGGTGGAACATGAACCTCGCGCAGTTGGCCAAGAACATGGGGGATGGCTACTACGACGACTCCTCCAGTGCAACCACGATCAATGGCAAGCTTGGGGATCTCTACAACTGCTCAG GGGTCGTGGAAGACGGCTTCGTGCTGGACGTGGAGCCCGGCAGGACGTACCTACTCCGCTTCGTCAACGCCGCGCTCTACTCCGAGTACTACGTCAAGATCGCCGGCCACGAGTTCACGGTGGTCGGCGCCGACGCCAACTACGTCCGCCACTTCACCACTGACGTCGTCACCATCGGCCCCGGCGAGACGCTGGACGCGCTTGTGGTCGCCAACGCGACCCCCGGCAGGTACTACATGGTCGCCGTCGGTGGCCAGGCGCCCAAGCCCGACATCCAGATCCCCGAGACCCGGTCGAGAGCGACGGTGCGGTACGCGGTCGGCGCCGGCAACGGcgatgaggcgccgccgccggtggATCCGGAGATGCCTGACCAGCACGACTACATGGTCTCCTTCAACTTCCACGGCAACTTGAGCAGTCTGAGCCGTCCGAGCTCGCCGCCGGTGCCGGCGACTGCTGACGAGAGCCTGTTCGTCGTGCTCCGCATGGGCTCCATCTGCCGCCGAGGCCGGCTGTCCTGCAAGAGGAGCGGGAGCAAGGAGTCAATCATCGTGGAGACGATGAACAACGTCTCCTTCCAGCTCCCCGCCGCGGCGGCCGCCACGCCGCTGCTGGAGGAGCTCTACTACGACCACCACCGCCACAACGGGACGgccggcggcgacggcagcgGGCTTGACCAGCTGTACACGCTCCCGGACAGGCCGGCGAGGCCGTTCAACTACACCGACCGCGCCCTGATCCCGTGGGGACCCAACGAGGCGTGGCTGGAGCCGACGGAGAAGGCGGCGGTGGCGCGGCGGTTCCGGCACGGCGCGGTGGTGGACATGGTGTTCCAGAACGCGGCGGTGATGGACACGGACAACCATCCGATGCACCTGCACGGGCACGACATGTTCGTGCTCGCGCAGGGGCACGACAACTACGACGCGGCGAGGGACGTGGCGAGGTACAACCTGGTGGATCCGCCGCTCAAGAACACGGTGCTTGTCCCCAGGCTGGGGTGGGCCGCCGTCCGGTTCGTCGCCGACAATCCAG GGGTATGGTACATGCACTGCCACTACGAGCTTCATGTGACCATTGGAATGGCGGCTGTGTTCATCATCGAAGATGGGCCGACATTGGAATCAGCTCTTCCGGCGCCGCCTGCAGATTTTCCGAAATGCGATCGATAG